The proteins below are encoded in one region of Streptomyces roseirectus:
- a CDS encoding NPP1 family protein translates to MAQTAKKKSRGTARLGRAALVAGSVLALTAGLAGSADAAILTPLPWNADTFQQKYMPLFDYDTDSCFPAAAVDANGNLNGGLKPTGPITGDCRDNHLGRANTYSQGWCKNGWCAYVYALYFEKDQTLNGADAFGHRNDWESVVVFQKQGQERPAFLAASRHGGYSTHPINEVPMNGNRVEIVYHKDGASTHAFRFAKWGERPEAWGNGGWDEPALVTMERMADAPRNALWNSQWGRANFPLTGNLQSNINKAREADSRAASAIPAF, encoded by the coding sequence ATGGCACAGACAGCGAAGAAGAAGAGCAGGGGAACGGCACGCCTGGGCAGGGCCGCGCTCGTCGCGGGCAGCGTCCTCGCCCTGACCGCCGGCCTGGCGGGCAGCGCCGACGCGGCGATCCTGACCCCGCTGCCGTGGAACGCGGACACGTTCCAGCAGAAGTACATGCCGCTGTTCGACTACGACACCGACAGTTGCTTCCCCGCCGCCGCGGTCGACGCGAACGGGAACCTCAACGGCGGTCTCAAGCCCACCGGGCCGATCACCGGCGACTGCCGCGACAACCACCTGGGCCGGGCCAACACCTACTCCCAGGGATGGTGCAAGAACGGCTGGTGCGCCTACGTCTACGCGCTCTACTTCGAGAAGGACCAGACCCTCAACGGCGCCGACGCCTTCGGGCACCGCAACGACTGGGAGTCCGTCGTGGTCTTCCAGAAGCAGGGCCAGGAGCGTCCCGCGTTCCTCGCCGCCTCCCGGCACGGCGGCTACAGCACCCACCCGATCAACGAGGTGCCGATGAACGGCAACCGCGTCGAGATCGTCTACCACAAGGACGGCGCGAGCACCCACGCCTTCCGCTTCGCGAAGTGGGGCGAGAGACCGGAGGCGTGGGGCAACGGCGGCTGGGACGAACCGGCGCTGGTCACCATGGAGCGGATGGCCGACGCCCCGCGCAACGCCCTGTGGAACTCCCAGTGGGGCCGCGCCAACTTCCCGCTGACCGGCAACCTCCAGAGCAACATCAACAAGGCCCGGGAGGCCGACTCCAGGGCCGCGAGCGCGATCCCCGCGTTCTGA
- a CDS encoding endo-1,4-beta-xylanase, with translation MRSHVHPGTAIRRKIRGPLLALLVGALGAAPALVAAPAAHAAESTLGAAAKQSGRYFGTAIASGRLGDSAYTTIANREFNSVTAENEMKIDATEPQRGQFNFAAGDRVYNWAVQNGKQVRGHTLAWHSQQPGWMQSLSGSNLRQAMIGHINGVMAHYKGKIVQWDVVNEAFADGNSGARRDSNLQRTGNDWIEVAFRTARAADPAAKLCYNDYNVENWTWAKTQAMYNMVRDFKSRGVPIDCVGFQSHFNSGSPYNANFRTTLQNFAALGVDVAITELDIQGASATTYANVTNDCLAVPRCLGITVWGVRDSDSWRPGDTPLLFNNNGSKKPAYTSVLNALNGGTSNPPTDGGPLKGVGSGRCVDVPNSSTTDGTQVQLYDCHGGTNQQWQSTSAGELRVYGNKCLDAGGTGAGARIQIYSCWGGDNQKWRLNSDGTVTGVQSGLCLDTASGGTANGTLIQLNSCSGGGSQRWARA, from the coding sequence ATGCGCTCGCACGTCCATCCCGGCACCGCAATCCGCCGCAAGATCCGCGGCCCGCTGCTCGCGCTGCTCGTCGGCGCCCTCGGCGCGGCCCCCGCGCTGGTCGCGGCGCCGGCCGCGCACGCCGCCGAGAGCACGCTCGGCGCCGCGGCGAAGCAGAGCGGCCGCTACTTCGGCACCGCCATCGCCTCGGGCAGGCTGGGCGACTCGGCGTACACGACCATCGCGAACCGCGAGTTCAACTCGGTGACCGCCGAGAACGAGATGAAGATCGACGCCACCGAACCACAGCGCGGCCAGTTCAACTTCGCAGCGGGTGACCGCGTCTACAACTGGGCCGTCCAGAACGGCAAACAGGTCCGCGGCCACACCCTGGCCTGGCACTCCCAGCAGCCCGGCTGGATGCAGAGCCTCAGCGGCAGCAACCTGCGCCAGGCGATGATCGGCCACATCAACGGCGTCATGGCCCACTACAAGGGCAAGATCGTCCAGTGGGACGTCGTCAACGAGGCGTTCGCCGACGGCAACTCGGGCGCCCGGCGCGACTCCAACCTCCAGCGCACCGGCAACGACTGGATCGAGGTCGCCTTCCGCACCGCGCGCGCCGCCGACCCCGCCGCCAAGCTCTGCTACAACGACTACAACGTGGAGAACTGGACCTGGGCCAAGACCCAGGCCATGTACAACATGGTCCGCGACTTCAAGTCGCGCGGCGTGCCGATCGACTGCGTCGGCTTCCAGTCGCACTTCAACAGCGGCAGCCCCTACAACGCGAACTTCCGCACCACCCTGCAGAACTTCGCCGCCCTCGGCGTCGACGTCGCCATCACCGAGCTGGACATCCAGGGCGCCTCGGCCACGACCTACGCCAACGTGACCAACGACTGCCTCGCCGTCCCGCGCTGCCTCGGCATCACCGTGTGGGGCGTGCGTGACAGCGACTCCTGGCGGCCGGGTGACACGCCGCTGCTGTTCAACAACAACGGCAGCAAGAAGCCCGCCTACACCTCCGTCCTCAACGCGCTCAACGGCGGCACCAGCAACCCCCCGACGGACGGCGGACCGCTGAAGGGCGTCGGCTCGGGCCGCTGCGTGGACGTGCCCAACTCCAGCACCACCGACGGCACCCAGGTCCAGCTGTACGACTGCCACGGCGGCACCAACCAGCAGTGGCAGTCCACCTCCGCCGGTGAACTCAGGGTCTACGGCAACAAGTGCCTGGACGCCGGGGGCACCGGCGCCGGCGCCCGGATCCAGATCTACAGCTGCTGGGGCGGCGACAACCAGAAGTGGCGCCTCAACTCCGACGGCACCGTCACCGGCGTCCAGTCCGGCCTCTGCCTCGACACCGCCTCCGGCGGCACCGCCAACGGCACCCTGATCCAGCTCAACTCCTGCTCGGGCGGCGGCAGCCAGCGCTGGGCCCGAGCCTGA
- a CDS encoding RICIN domain-containing protein codes for MTTTTYDNSLPGRPRWWSRIAGLAAATLAAGLITVANPAPAEAATVDPNAWYTLVNRNSGKALDVSGSSTADGARIAQWARSDAANQQWQFVDSGGGFYRLKARHSSKVLDVAGASTADGAGLQQWADHGGGNQQFRLADSDAGHVRLINRTSGKAVEVQGSSTADGGNVVQYTDHGGANQQWQMVKLSSDGGGTGACGSAPTLTSGTYTIQSGGKSRSFILRVPANYDNNHRYRVIFAFHWRGGTANDVASGGSSGSSWAYYGQQQLSNNSAVLVAPQGLGNGWANSGGEDVTFVDDMIRRIEGGLCVDPAQRFSTGFSWGGGMSYALACARPTMFRAVAVISGAEISGCSGGSQPVAYLGIHGISDNVLNISQGRSLRDRFVRNNGCTAQNPREPGQGSRTHITTTYAGCRAGYPVQWAAFDGGHAPAPVDGSGGDNGATTWTKAEIWRFFSQFQ; via the coding sequence ATGACGACGACAACGTATGACAACTCCTTACCCGGACGACCACGCTGGTGGTCACGGATCGCCGGCCTCGCGGCGGCCACCCTCGCCGCCGGCCTGATCACCGTCGCGAACCCCGCGCCCGCCGAGGCCGCGACCGTCGACCCCAACGCCTGGTACACCCTGGTCAACCGCAACAGCGGCAAGGCCCTGGACGTCTCCGGCTCCTCCACCGCCGACGGCGCGCGGATCGCCCAGTGGGCGCGCAGCGACGCGGCCAACCAGCAGTGGCAGTTCGTGGACTCCGGCGGCGGCTTCTACCGTCTCAAGGCCCGCCACTCGTCCAAGGTCCTCGACGTGGCCGGTGCCTCCACCGCCGACGGCGCCGGGCTCCAGCAGTGGGCCGACCACGGCGGTGGCAACCAGCAGTTCCGCCTCGCCGACTCCGACGCGGGCCACGTCCGCCTCATCAACCGCACCAGCGGCAAGGCCGTCGAGGTGCAGGGCTCCTCCACCGCCGACGGCGGCAACGTCGTCCAGTACACCGACCACGGCGGCGCCAACCAGCAGTGGCAGATGGTCAAACTGTCGTCCGACGGCGGCGGAACCGGCGCCTGCGGCAGCGCGCCGACCCTGACCAGCGGCACGTACACGATCCAGAGCGGCGGCAAGAGCCGCAGCTTCATCCTGCGTGTGCCCGCCAACTACGACAACAACCACCGCTACCGGGTGATCTTCGCGTTCCACTGGCGCGGCGGCACCGCGAACGACGTCGCCTCGGGCGGCAGCAGCGGAAGCAGCTGGGCCTACTACGGGCAGCAGCAGCTGTCCAACAACAGCGCCGTTCTCGTGGCCCCGCAGGGTCTCGGCAACGGCTGGGCCAACTCCGGCGGTGAGGACGTCACCTTCGTCGACGACATGATCCGCCGCATCGAGGGCGGCCTGTGCGTCGACCCGGCCCAGCGGTTCTCCACCGGGTTCAGCTGGGGCGGCGGCATGAGCTACGCGCTCGCCTGCGCCCGGCCGACCATGTTCCGGGCCGTCGCGGTCATCTCCGGCGCCGAGATCAGCGGATGCAGCGGGGGCAGCCAGCCCGTCGCCTACCTCGGCATCCACGGCATCAGCGACAACGTCCTGAACATCTCCCAGGGACGCTCCCTGCGCGACAGGTTCGTCCGCAACAACGGCTGCACCGCCCAGAACCCGCGTGAACCCGGGCAGGGCAGCCGCACCCACATCACCACCACCTACGCGGGCTGCCGTGCCGGCTACCCGGTCCAGTGGGCGGCGTTCGACGGCGGACACGCACCCGCCCCCGTCGACGGCTCCGGCGGCGACAACGGCGCCACCACCTGGACCAAGGCGGAGATCTGGAGGTTCTTCTCGCAGTTCCAGTGA
- a CDS encoding glycoside hydrolase family 16 protein, producing the protein MSSALLRPGRLIVVALATLCLLVLGRPPAEAASWGAPQTVNSWNTVSGRWTANNELETYTPDCVWYEGGTLVIKTYKSGGTYYSGRVESKALYGYGTYSFTANMPSGRGLLPAVWAAYLNPWLPEFDAAEIVGQNPGTVYQTFHDPNNAQTQFSKTHSTGWTNTFHRYSFTWWPDHIDFAVDGTVTGTKWYTTAPGVGMRFIVNTAVGGDWPGNPDASTWATSDGARYLKVSSITYTPYNP; encoded by the coding sequence ATGTCGTCTGCCCTTCTCCGACCAGGACGCCTGATAGTGGTCGCCCTGGCGACGCTTTGCCTGCTCGTCCTGGGACGTCCCCCCGCCGAAGCCGCGTCCTGGGGAGCACCCCAGACCGTCAACTCCTGGAACACCGTCAGCGGACGGTGGACGGCCAACAACGAGCTGGAGACCTACACGCCCGACTGCGTGTGGTACGAGGGCGGCACCCTCGTCATCAAGACCTACAAGTCCGGCGGCACGTACTACTCGGGCCGGGTGGAGTCCAAGGCGCTCTACGGCTACGGCACCTACAGCTTCACCGCGAACATGCCCAGCGGCCGGGGCCTGCTGCCCGCGGTGTGGGCGGCCTACCTGAATCCGTGGCTGCCCGAGTTCGACGCCGCCGAGATCGTCGGCCAGAACCCCGGCACCGTGTACCAGACCTTCCACGACCCGAACAACGCCCAGACCCAGTTCTCGAAGACGCACTCCACGGGCTGGACCAACACGTTCCACCGGTACTCGTTCACCTGGTGGCCCGACCACATCGACTTCGCCGTGGACGGCACCGTCACCGGCACCAAGTGGTACACCACCGCCCCGGGCGTCGGGATGCGCTTCATCGTCAACACCGCGGTCGGCGGCGACTGGCCGGGCAACCCCGACGCGTCGACCTGGGCCACGTCGGACGGCGCGAGGTACCTCAAGGTCTCCTCGATCACCTACACCCCCTACAACCCGTGA
- a CDS encoding 1,4-beta-glucanase has product MHASDLSRRTVLAGTAVTAASVALPSLQGRSTAAENTAAPLPYTWRNAVIGGTGFVTGVVFHPAVQGLAYARTDMGGAYRWDDAAARWIPLLDWASQADQNLLGVESVAIDPAHPDRVYLALGTYTQSWAGNGTFLRSDDRGATWTRTDLTVKLGSNEDGRGTGERLLVDPRDSDTLWLGTRHDGLLKSTDRGATWARATGFPPAPSATGQGVTLLVAAGRDLYAGWGDGDGTAAAVTLYRTSDGATWNAVPGQPAGAAAKIPMRAAYDARAMELYVTYANAPGPNGQSDGSVHKLAVTTGTWTDVSPVTPGGADGFGYGGAAVDPQHTGTVVVTTNNRWSSGDTLFRTTDGGRTWTSLKDTAAIDVSEYPYLKWGKDAPTFGWWIQMVAVDPFDSQHLVYGTGATLYGTRDLKNWAPQIRGLEETAVLFLISPPDGQAHLLSGSRDIGTLYHDQLTASPSGGLATNPVFTTATGLSQAPAKPSYVVRTGEGDQGNGAYSNDGGQTWQPFAAQPSFAKEATGPIAANADGGVLLWSFTQGHPTQRSTDNGATWTEVASFPAAARPVADPVDPRLLYAYDTGAGTLFASTDAGATFTAHATGLPSGDTTTKLAAAPGRSGDLWLSAGTQGLYRSTDGGRTFAKLAGCEASYTLGFGAAPDGSGYPSVYQVATVDGVTGVHRSDDTGQTWRRVNDDQHQWGWIGECVTGDPRVPGVVYLATNGRGIQVGQPA; this is encoded by the coding sequence ATGCATGCGTCCGACCTGAGCCGCCGTACCGTCCTCGCCGGCACGGCCGTCACCGCCGCGTCCGTCGCGCTGCCCTCCCTCCAGGGCCGCTCCACGGCGGCGGAGAACACCGCCGCCCCGCTCCCGTACACCTGGCGCAACGCCGTCATCGGCGGCACCGGCTTCGTCACGGGGGTCGTGTTCCACCCCGCCGTCCAGGGCCTGGCGTACGCCCGGACCGACATGGGCGGCGCCTACCGCTGGGACGACGCCGCCGCACGCTGGATCCCGCTCCTTGACTGGGCGAGCCAGGCCGACCAGAACCTCCTCGGCGTCGAGTCCGTGGCCATCGACCCCGCCCACCCCGACCGCGTCTACCTGGCCCTCGGCACCTACACCCAGTCGTGGGCGGGCAACGGCACGTTCCTGCGCTCCGACGACCGGGGCGCCACCTGGACCCGCACCGACCTCACCGTGAAACTCGGCTCCAACGAGGACGGCCGGGGCACCGGCGAACGCCTCCTCGTGGACCCCCGCGACAGCGACACCCTGTGGCTCGGCACCCGCCACGACGGCCTCCTCAAGTCCACCGACCGGGGCGCCACCTGGGCCCGCGCGACCGGCTTCCCGCCCGCCCCCAGCGCCACCGGCCAGGGCGTCACCCTCCTCGTCGCCGCCGGCCGCGACCTGTACGCCGGCTGGGGCGACGGCGACGGCACCGCCGCCGCGGTCACCCTGTACCGCACGAGCGACGGCGCCACCTGGAACGCCGTCCCCGGACAGCCCGCGGGAGCGGCGGCGAAGATCCCGATGCGTGCCGCGTACGACGCCCGCGCGATGGAGCTGTACGTGACCTACGCGAACGCTCCCGGTCCCAACGGCCAGTCCGACGGCAGCGTCCACAAACTGGCCGTCACCACCGGCACCTGGACCGACGTCTCCCCGGTGACGCCCGGCGGCGCCGACGGCTTCGGGTACGGCGGGGCGGCCGTCGACCCCCAGCACACCGGCACGGTCGTCGTCACCACCAACAACCGCTGGTCGTCGGGCGACACCCTGTTCCGCACCACCGACGGCGGCCGGACCTGGACCTCCCTCAAGGACACCGCGGCCATCGACGTGTCGGAGTATCCCTACCTGAAGTGGGGCAAGGACGCGCCGACGTTCGGCTGGTGGATCCAGATGGTCGCCGTCGACCCGTTCGACTCCCAGCACCTCGTGTACGGCACCGGCGCCACCCTCTACGGCACCCGCGACCTGAAGAACTGGGCCCCGCAGATCCGCGGCCTGGAGGAGACGGCCGTCCTCTTCCTGATCTCGCCCCCGGACGGCCAGGCACACCTGCTCAGCGGCTCCCGGGACATCGGCACGCTCTACCACGACCAGCTCACGGCGTCCCCGTCCGGCGGCCTGGCCACCAACCCCGTCTTCACCACGGCCACCGGCCTCTCCCAGGCCCCGGCCAAGCCGTCCTACGTGGTCCGCACGGGGGAGGGCGACCAGGGCAACGGGGCTTACTCGAACGACGGTGGACAGACCTGGCAGCCGTTCGCCGCCCAGCCCTCCTTCGCGAAGGAGGCGACGGGCCCGATCGCCGCCAACGCCGACGGCGGCGTCCTGCTGTGGTCCTTCACCCAGGGGCACCCCACGCAGCGCTCCACCGACAACGGCGCCACCTGGACCGAGGTCGCCTCCTTCCCCGCCGCCGCCCGCCCGGTGGCCGACCCGGTCGACCCCCGGCTCCTCTACGCCTACGACACCGGTGCCGGGACGCTGTTCGCCAGCACCGACGCGGGCGCGACGTTCACGGCCCACGCCACCGGGCTCCCGTCCGGGGACACCACGACGAAGCTGGCCGCCGCCCCGGGACGCTCCGGCGACCTGTGGCTCAGCGCCGGCACCCAGGGCCTCTACCGCTCCACCGACGGCGGCCGCACCTTCGCCAAGCTCGCGGGCTGCGAAGCCTCCTACACCCTCGGCTTCGGCGCGGCGCCCGACGGCTCCGGCTACCCGTCGGTCTACCAGGTCGCCACCGTGGACGGCGTCACCGGCGTCCACCGCTCCGACGACACCGGGCAGACCTGGCGGCGCGTCAACGACGACCAGCACCAGTGGGGCTGGATCGGCGAGTGCGTCACCGGCGACCCGCGCGTCCCCGGCGTCGTGTACCTGGCCACCAACGGCCGGGGCATCCAGGTGGGGCAGCCCGCCTGA
- a CDS encoding glycoside hydrolase family 3 N-terminal domain-containing protein, with translation MTTPWADPACPRDARVEALLAEMTLEEKLAQLGSAWPGVEHVSGNVAPMQDVFSRHIDFADAGKNGLGHLTRPFGTKPVEPAEGARRLAATQRELMDTTRLGIPAIAHEECLTGFTTHHATVFPTALAWAAAFDPALVERMARAIGTSMRRVGVHQGLSPVLDVVRDYRWGRVEETLGEDPYLVATTGTAYVRGLESAGIIATLKHFAGYSASKGARNHAPVSMGPREFADVILPPFETALREGGARSVMNSYADVDGVPAGADAALLTGLLREEWGFEGTVVSDYWSVAFLRTMHRIAATDGEAGARALAAGIDVELPDTLCYGEPLAELVRSGAVPEELVDRAVRRVLRQKADLGLLDAGYAPEADVDERIDLDPPAHRALARELAEHSVVLLDNQGGLLPLAAEVASIALVGPCANDPNAFFGCYSFPNHVLPHHPGYGNGVEALPLLDALALELPAARIAYEQGCPVKEADRSGIEAAVAEAARADVCVAVVGDLAGLFGRGTSGEGCDVEDLALPGVQDELVEALLATGTPLVLVVVSGRPYALGAYAGRAAAIVQAFFPGEEGGPALAGVLSGRVTPSGKLPVQVPRSPGGHPSTYLHAPLGGNSQGVSNLDPTPAYPFGHGLSYTEFAYSALALSAETIPTDGEVEIGCLVRNTGARHAAEVVQLYTADPVARLPRPVVQLTGFARVELAPGQERRVTFRLHTDRLAYTGLDLRRVVEPGEITVLVGASSADIRLTGTLHLTGPEREAGHDRVLGTPVVLG, from the coding sequence ATGACCACGCCTTGGGCCGATCCGGCCTGCCCTCGTGACGCCAGGGTCGAGGCCCTGCTCGCGGAGATGACCCTGGAGGAGAAGCTGGCCCAGCTCGGCAGCGCCTGGCCGGGCGTCGAGCACGTCAGCGGCAACGTCGCCCCCATGCAGGACGTCTTCTCCCGTCACATCGACTTCGCCGACGCCGGCAAGAACGGCCTCGGCCACCTCACCCGCCCGTTCGGCACCAAGCCGGTGGAGCCGGCCGAGGGCGCCCGCCGGCTAGCCGCCACGCAGCGGGAGCTGATGGACACGACCCGGCTCGGCATCCCGGCGATCGCGCACGAGGAGTGCCTGACCGGGTTCACCACCCACCACGCCACGGTCTTCCCGACGGCCCTCGCCTGGGCCGCCGCCTTCGACCCCGCGCTCGTCGAACGCATGGCCCGCGCCATCGGCACCAGCATGCGGCGCGTCGGCGTCCACCAGGGCCTGTCCCCCGTCCTGGACGTCGTGCGCGACTACCGCTGGGGCCGGGTGGAGGAGACCCTGGGTGAGGACCCCTACCTCGTCGCGACGACCGGTACCGCGTATGTGCGCGGCCTGGAGTCCGCCGGGATCATCGCCACCCTCAAGCACTTCGCCGGGTACTCCGCGTCCAAGGGCGCCCGCAACCACGCCCCCGTCTCGATGGGCCCGCGCGAGTTCGCCGACGTGATCCTGCCCCCGTTCGAGACGGCGCTCCGCGAGGGCGGCGCCCGCTCGGTGATGAACTCCTACGCCGACGTCGACGGCGTCCCGGCCGGCGCGGACGCCGCGCTGCTCACCGGGCTCCTGCGCGAGGAGTGGGGGTTCGAGGGGACGGTCGTCTCCGACTACTGGTCGGTGGCGTTCCTGCGGACCATGCACCGGATCGCGGCCACGGACGGCGAGGCGGGCGCCCGCGCGCTGGCCGCCGGGATCGACGTCGAACTGCCCGACACCCTCTGCTACGGCGAACCCCTCGCCGAACTCGTCCGCTCCGGCGCCGTCCCCGAGGAGCTGGTCGACCGTGCCGTGCGCCGGGTCCTGCGGCAGAAGGCGGACCTCGGGCTGCTCGACGCCGGGTACGCGCCGGAGGCGGACGTCGACGAGCGGATCGACCTCGATCCGCCCGCGCACCGCGCGCTCGCGCGGGAACTCGCCGAGCACAGCGTCGTCCTGCTCGACAACCAGGGCGGCCTGCTGCCGCTGGCGGCCGAGGTCGCGTCGATCGCCCTGGTCGGGCCGTGCGCGAACGACCCCAACGCGTTCTTCGGCTGCTACTCCTTCCCCAACCACGTGCTGCCGCACCACCCCGGGTACGGCAACGGCGTCGAGGCGCTGCCCCTGCTGGACGCCCTCGCCCTCGAACTGCCGGCCGCCCGGATCGCCTACGAGCAGGGCTGCCCGGTGAAGGAGGCCGACCGCTCGGGCATCGAGGCGGCCGTCGCGGAGGCCGCGCGGGCGGACGTGTGTGTCGCCGTCGTCGGTGACCTCGCGGGGCTCTTCGGGCGGGGCACCTCGGGTGAGGGCTGCGACGTCGAGGACCTTGCGCTGCCCGGCGTGCAGGACGAACTCGTCGAGGCGCTGCTGGCCACCGGCACGCCCCTCGTCCTGGTCGTCGTCTCCGGACGGCCCTACGCGCTCGGCGCCTACGCGGGCCGTGCGGCGGCGATCGTGCAGGCGTTCTTCCCCGGCGAGGAGGGCGGGCCGGCGCTCGCGGGCGTCCTGTCCGGGCGGGTGACGCCGTCGGGCAAGCTGCCCGTGCAGGTGCCCCGCTCCCCGGGCGGTCACCCCTCGACGTACCTGCACGCTCCCCTGGGCGGCAACAGCCAGGGCGTGAGCAACCTCGACCCCACGCCCGCCTACCCGTTCGGGCACGGGCTGTCGTACACGGAGTTCGCCTACTCCGCTCTCGCCCTGAGCGCCGAGACGATTCCGACGGACGGCGAGGTGGAGATCGGCTGCCTGGTCCGCAACACCGGCGCGCGGCACGCGGCGGAGGTCGTCCAGCTCTACACCGCCGACCCGGTCGCGCGACTCCCCCGGCCCGTCGTCCAGTTGACCGGGTTCGCCCGCGTCGAGCTGGCGCCCGGACAGGAGCGCCGGGTCACCTTCCGGCTGCACACCGACCGGCTCGCCTACACCGGCCTCGACCTGCGCCGCGTCGTCGAGCCCGGCGAGATCACCGTCCTGGTCGGCGCGTCCAGCGCCGACATCCGGCTCACCGGGACGCTGCACCTCACCGGGCCCGAACGTGAGGCCGGGCACGACCGGGTCCTCGGGACACCGGTCGTGCTCGGCTGA
- a CDS encoding APC family permease, which translates to MSVLTAEPGAAPADREPPDDAGERHRLTAVTGLAALSLDAMASVAYGPEAIVLVLAAAGAHGLGYTLPVTLAIAVLLAVLVASYRQVIAAFPDGGGSYAVARAQLGARTSLVAAASLVLDYVLNVAVAVTAGVAALTSAFPGLYDDRLWLCLGILALITAVNLRGVVESARVFIVPTAVFVGSVLVLIAVGLFRSAPVSTASAHGHASALAGDAGTVGALLLLKAFAAGCAALTGVEAIANAVPSFRRPRVRRAQRAEVALGAVLGVMLIGLSVLIGRFHLQPVQGVTVLAQLADAAFGHGWAFYVIQFSTVVLLALSANTSFGGLPVLLKLLARDNYLPHVFALKADRQVHRHGVLALALVSAALLVFSGADTNTLVPMFAVGVFVGFTIAQVGMVRHWRRAGGPGRRGKALLNGAGAVLTGVAAVVVTLEKFRDGAWLVVVALPVLVAAFVAVRRAYDRIGQRLGLGRIPAAPHRERSLVIVPVSALSRLTSEALTAAASLGDEVRAVTVCHPDPEDRAAQQALERSWAEWDPGVELVRLTCERRSLGRPIAAYVRAVAATEPATRVTVLIAETEPERLWQRLLHNQRGAVVAHAVRGETDAAICRLRLRLP; encoded by the coding sequence ATGTCCGTCCTGACAGCGGAGCCGGGCGCGGCCCCAGCAGACCGGGAGCCGCCCGACGACGCCGGTGAGCGGCACCGCCTCACCGCCGTCACGGGGCTGGCCGCCCTGTCCCTGGACGCGATGGCGTCGGTGGCGTACGGGCCCGAGGCGATCGTCCTGGTGCTGGCCGCCGCCGGGGCGCACGGCCTCGGCTACACCCTGCCCGTGACCCTCGCCATCGCCGTCCTGCTCGCGGTGCTCGTCGCGTCGTACCGGCAGGTGATCGCCGCGTTCCCCGACGGCGGCGGCTCGTACGCCGTCGCCAGGGCGCAGCTGGGCGCGCGCACGAGCCTGGTGGCGGCGGCCTCGCTGGTCCTGGACTACGTCCTGAACGTGGCCGTCGCGGTCACGGCCGGTGTCGCCGCCCTCACCTCCGCCTTCCCGGGCCTCTACGACGACCGCCTGTGGCTGTGCCTGGGGATCCTCGCGCTGATCACCGCGGTGAACCTGCGGGGCGTCGTCGAGTCGGCCAGGGTCTTCATCGTGCCGACCGCGGTGTTCGTCGGCTCCGTCCTCGTCCTCATAGCCGTCGGTCTCTTCCGGTCCGCCCCGGTGAGCACCGCGAGCGCGCACGGGCACGCCTCCGCGCTCGCCGGTGACGCCGGCACCGTCGGCGCCCTGCTGTTGCTGAAGGCGTTCGCCGCCGGCTGCGCCGCGCTGACGGGCGTCGAGGCGATCGCCAACGCCGTGCCGTCCTTCCGCCGTCCACGGGTGCGGCGGGCCCAGCGGGCGGAGGTCGCGCTGGGCGCCGTCCTCGGGGTGATGCTGATCGGGCTGTCGGTGCTGATCGGCCGCTTCCACCTCCAGCCGGTCCAGGGCGTCACCGTCCTCGCGCAGCTCGCGGACGCCGCGTTCGGGCACGGCTGGGCCTTCTACGTCATCCAGTTCTCGACGGTCGTCCTGCTCGCCCTGTCGGCGAACACGTCCTTCGGCGGCCTGCCGGTGCTGCTGAAACTGCTGGCCCGCGACAACTACCTGCCGCACGTCTTCGCGCTGAAGGCCGACCGGCAGGTGCACCGGCACGGGGTGCTGGCCCTCGCGCTGGTCTCCGCCGCGCTGCTGGTCTTCTCCGGCGCGGACACCAACACGCTCGTGCCGATGTTCGCCGTCGGGGTCTTCGTCGGGTTCACGATCGCCCAGGTGGGGATGGTCCGGCACTGGAGACGCGCAGGGGGTCCCGGGCGGCGCGGCAAGGCGCTGCTGAACGGCGCTGGGGCCGTGCTGACCGGGGTGGCGGCGGTCGTCGTCACCCTGGAGAAGTTCCGCGACGGCGCCTGGCTGGTGGTGGTCGCGCTGCCGGTGCTGGTCGCCGCCTTCGTCGCCGTGCGCCGCGCCTACGACCGGATCGGGCAGCGGCTCGGCCTCGGCCGCATCCCGGCGGCCCCGCACCGTGAGCGCTCGCTGGTCATCGTCCCCGTCTCGGCCCTGTCCCGGCTGACGTCGGAGGCGCTGACGGCGGCGGCGTCCCTCGGCGACGAGGTCCGTGCCGTGACCGTCTGCCACCCCGACCCCGAGGACCGGGCCGCCCAGCAGGCCCTGGAGAGGTCCTGGGCCGAGTGGGACCCCGGGGTGGAGCTGGTCCGGCTGACCTGCGAACGGCGCTCCCTGGGCCGGCCGATCGCCGCCTACGTGCGTGCGGTCGCCGCCACCGAGCCCGCGACGCGGGTGACCGTCCTGATCGCGGAGACGGAGCCGGAACGGCTGTGGCAGCGCCTGCTGCACAACCAGCGCGGCGCGGTCGTCGCCCACGCGGTGCGCGGGGAGACGGACGCCGCGATCTGCCGGCTGCGCCTGCGCCTGCCGTGA